One genomic segment of Culturomica massiliensis includes these proteins:
- a CDS encoding LacI family DNA-binding transcriptional regulator codes for MTQKAITIKDLAAKLNISVSTVSRALKDNPEISQQTRKTVQALAKELGYRPNPIAVALKTHKSHTIGIVVPQIVNTFFATVVKKVEEIADKYGYNVLVASSNESFEKEKKNIDVFLANRTDGIILSISKATSSFEHIKNIQNQGVPLVLFDRTTKELDVSKVIADDADAAYKIVQHLIHGGARKIALLTGPEHMSIGKNRMKGYLKAMTVNKLEINTDYIVRCEDFSVKSAKEATTRLLNLKHIPDAIFGINDDMAIGAIEAIKEKGLKIPEDIAVFGFSNTKRSRYMNPSVSTVNQFPEKIGEVAAELLFEQILNPKHAQVREEIVNCELIIRESSDRSYLND; via the coding sequence ATGACACAGAAAGCCATTACCATCAAAGATTTGGCTGCAAAGCTAAACATTTCAGTATCGACTGTCTCCCGGGCATTAAAAGATAATCCGGAAATCAGCCAGCAAACCCGTAAAACGGTTCAGGCTTTAGCTAAAGAACTGGGGTACCGTCCCAATCCGATTGCGGTTGCTCTGAAAACCCACAAAAGCCATACCATCGGAATAGTCGTACCTCAAATTGTAAACACCTTTTTCGCAACGGTAGTGAAAAAAGTAGAGGAAATTGCCGACAAATACGGATACAATGTGTTGGTGGCTTCGTCCAACGAAAGTTTCGAAAAAGAAAAGAAAAACATCGATGTTTTCTTAGCCAACCGGACAGATGGCATCATCCTTTCCATTTCCAAAGCGACGTCCTCCTTCGAGCATATCAAAAACATCCAAAACCAGGGAGTACCCTTGGTACTATTCGATCGTACAACCAAGGAATTAGACGTGTCGAAAGTTATTGCCGACGATGCTGATGCCGCTTATAAAATCGTACAGCACCTGATTCACGGCGGAGCCCGCAAAATTGCGTTGCTGACAGGCCCGGAACACATGTCCATCGGTAAAAACAGAATGAAAGGCTATCTGAAGGCTATGACAGTCAACAAACTGGAAATCAACACCGACTATATCGTAAGATGTGAAGATTTCTCTGTAAAATCGGCTAAAGAAGCAACAACACGTTTATTAAATCTGAAACATATTCCGGATGCCATTTTCGGTATTAACGACGATATGGCGATCGGAGCCATCGAAGCCATTAAAGAAAAAGGCTTAAAAATACCGGAAGATATTGCCGTTTTCGGATTCTCAAACACCAAACGTTCCCGTTACATGAACCCGTCCGTAAGTACGGTAAACCAGTTTCCGGAAAAAATCGGAGAAGTAGCCGCAGAGCTTCTTTTCGAGCAAATCCTGAATCCGAAACATGCTCAGGTCCGGGAAGAAATTGTAAACTGTGAATTAATTATACGGGAGTCCTCCGACCGTTCTTATCTGAACGATTGA
- a CDS encoding V-type ATP synthase subunit K, which yields MMNEIILAYIGVGLMLGLSGIGSAYGVTIGGNATIGALKKNDEAFGNYMVLCALPGTQGLYGFLGFFLLKNVLVAGITWLQAAAVFGAGLGLGLVCLFSAIRQGQVCANGIIGIGSGYDVFGKTLILAVFPELYAIVAVAATFMISTMI from the coding sequence ATTATGAATGAGATTATTTTAGCTTATATCGGAGTAGGATTGATGTTAGGATTATCCGGTATTGGTAGTGCTTATGGTGTGACAATTGGCGGTAATGCAACGATTGGGGCTTTGAAGAAAAATGACGAAGCGTTCGGTAATTATATGGTGTTGTGTGCGCTTCCCGGTACGCAGGGACTTTATGGTTTCCTGGGCTTTTTCCTGTTGAAGAACGTTTTGGTAGCGGGAATAACCTGGTTACAGGCTGCGGCCGTATTCGGTGCCGGTTTAGGTCTTGGTTTGGTTTGTTTGTTTTCTGCCATCCGTCAGGGACAGGTTTGTGCCAACGGGATCATCGGTATCGGTTCCGGTTACGATGTATTCGGTAAAACGTTGATCTTGGCTGTGTTCCCGGAATTGTATGCTATTGTGGCGGTTGCGGCAACCTTTATGATCAGTACGATGATTTAA
- a CDS encoding GldG family protein, whose amino-acid sequence MKQVVQNNIYIIIVIILVNIFSVFAFVRIDFTSNNRYSLSKVSKSTIKTNTEPITVDFYVTEDLPQELKKIAREFIYILKEYKSLSNVYFKINTIHPDNEQTEHKALQAGIQPILIEISERDMEKIQNIYMGAVFSIGEKKAVLPFINYNTPLEYEITRLLKQASDTLKPHIAFIKGHQEASLGQMPQLINELSQLTDISVIDLFSTNDLSPYSVLCIIDPKDVYTPYEKEQLNKYLRQGGRLFIALNHAVGQINESQNSGFINRTGIEDLLEDKGLKIRYDFVVDNNCSTITVKQHNGFMSYQSSVSFPYLPIITNFSKHTITHGLNAILLPFASSIQQVKTNSTYIFTPLATTSSISGRQQAPVFFNLQKQWTRNDFNQPHSIVAALLTNDDNNSAIVTITDADFLINDIGIYAHPLRTDNINFAVNSIEWLGDNSGLIKLRNKFTTFASLEPIDDYTKSFLKYFNFLLPLLITLIAAAIRFHTKRIKRINRSRPGYI is encoded by the coding sequence ATGAAACAAGTCGTTCAAAATAATATATACATTATCATCGTCATCATTCTGGTGAATATTTTCTCTGTATTCGCATTCGTCCGGATCGACTTTACATCCAACAACCGATATTCCCTGAGTAAAGTCAGTAAGAGCACGATAAAGACAAATACAGAGCCTATCACCGTGGATTTTTACGTAACGGAAGACCTTCCGCAAGAACTGAAAAAAATAGCCAGAGAATTTATCTACATCCTGAAAGAATACAAATCACTCAGCAACGTCTATTTTAAGATCAATACGATACACCCCGATAACGAGCAGACAGAGCACAAAGCCCTGCAAGCCGGCATACAGCCGATATTGATCGAGATCAGCGAGCGGGATATGGAAAAAATCCAGAATATCTATATGGGTGCCGTTTTCAGCATCGGAGAGAAAAAAGCAGTATTGCCTTTCATCAATTACAACACCCCGTTGGAATATGAAATTACACGCTTATTAAAGCAGGCCTCGGATACCCTGAAACCCCATATCGCTTTTATCAAAGGGCATCAGGAAGCCAGTCTGGGACAAATGCCGCAATTGATCAACGAACTTTCTCAATTGACCGATATTTCGGTAATCGATCTTTTCTCCACAAACGATCTGTCACCTTATAGCGTATTGTGTATCATCGATCCGAAAGATGTATACACACCTTATGAAAAGGAACAGCTCAACAAATACCTTCGCCAGGGCGGACGGCTGTTTATAGCGCTTAACCACGCTGTCGGACAAATAAACGAAAGCCAAAACAGCGGATTTATCAACCGGACAGGTATCGAAGATTTACTGGAAGACAAAGGTCTGAAAATACGGTATGATTTTGTTGTAGACAACAATTGCAGTACCATCACGGTAAAACAGCACAATGGATTTATGAGCTACCAAAGTAGTGTCAGCTTTCCCTACTTGCCTATCATCACAAATTTCAGCAAGCATACCATCACCCACGGCTTGAATGCGATTTTATTACCTTTTGCCAGTAGTATCCAACAGGTAAAAACAAATTCTACCTATATTTTTACGCCCCTGGCAACAACATCCTCTATCTCCGGCAGACAACAGGCTCCGGTATTTTTCAATCTGCAAAAACAATGGACCCGTAACGACTTCAACCAACCGCACAGTATCGTGGCCGCTCTTCTGACCAATGACGACAACAACAGTGCTATCGTGACAATTACAGACGCAGACTTTCTGATCAATGACATCGGTATTTACGCCCATCCGTTAAGAACCGACAACATCAACTTTGCGGTCAATTCGATCGAATGGCTCGGCGATAATTCCGGACTGATCAAACTACGGAATAAATTTACCACATTTGCCTCTCTGGAACCGATAGACGATTATACCAAAAGTTTTCTCAAATATTTCAACTTTCTGCTCCCGCTACTCATCACCCTGATAGCAGCAGCCATACGCTTCCACACCAAGCGCATCAAGCGTATCAACCGCTCGAGACCGGGATATATATAA
- a CDS encoding HD family phosphohydrolase has translation MSNKKQKKQFNIIFRIVIILVICSIIVFLFPKAGSFQYEFQKGMPWRYETLYAPFDFPIYKTEAELEAESAKVAKEQPPIFNLNENVKHTQLTKFIAATDKYMTPGNSAAIELLRKKLAVFYDYGILQLPDALEAGNIKTIKIVHNNIGRDVDFQNVYTLKKAYSALNELVQSLSLPKTVKEHILSLNLNNYIQPNLEFDASKTSLQLANQLKNISLTQGMVRNGEVIIAKRELVTPEKVKLLNSLKTEYRHNAGSSSGNLRLTGGQIILTLIALTIFSIFFYYSKKRIFYNNKEFIFLYASFLATVLLGSVGYYQNINMLSLPVLFFVIIVNILVGSRSALYLLLSSSLLISYFAPNSYMYIFMQIAAGIVAIFGLAQLQRRGQLFISIFFIFLTYVAVYIAFLLTQEGEFVLTHLFGLLWLFVNCLLLSLTYPVIYIFERIFGFISEITLIELSNPNHPALRALTKKAPGTFQHSLMVANLAEEAIYRIGGNPLLTRTGALYHDIGKSYDPIYFIENQTGGINPHDQCEFDVSAQHIINHVTQGEELAKKYNLPEAIINFIRTHHGKSKVKYFYNSFKNKYPDKPIDETLFTYAGPDPVSKECSVVMMADAVEAVSRTLRDKTEDNITKLVNDIIDGQVADGRFQNADITFKDIAAVKRVFIDMLTNIYHSRIAYPPLKKTEKPKDKNKEDEK, from the coding sequence ATGTCGAATAAAAAGCAGAAAAAACAATTCAATATTATTTTCCGCATTGTCATTATACTGGTTATTTGCAGTATAATCGTATTTCTATTTCCCAAAGCCGGTAGTTTCCAATACGAATTTCAGAAGGGTATGCCCTGGCGGTATGAAACCCTGTATGCCCCATTCGACTTCCCGATATATAAAACAGAAGCCGAATTAGAGGCTGAAAGTGCCAAAGTTGCTAAAGAACAACCTCCGATTTTCAATTTAAACGAAAACGTCAAGCATACGCAGTTGACTAAATTTATTGCGGCTACCGACAAATACATGACACCGGGCAACAGTGCCGCCATAGAATTACTTCGCAAAAAATTAGCTGTTTTTTATGACTACGGTATATTACAACTTCCGGATGCTTTGGAGGCCGGTAATATCAAAACCATTAAAATCGTACACAACAATATCGGACGGGATGTCGATTTTCAGAACGTATACACCCTCAAAAAAGCTTATTCGGCTTTAAACGAACTGGTACAATCGCTCTCCCTGCCTAAAACCGTCAAAGAACATATCCTCAGTCTGAACCTGAACAACTACATCCAGCCCAATCTGGAATTCGACGCCTCGAAAACAAGTCTTCAACTGGCCAATCAGTTGAAGAACATCAGTTTGACACAAGGAATGGTGCGCAATGGTGAAGTCATTATTGCCAAAAGAGAATTGGTGACTCCTGAAAAAGTCAAACTGTTGAACTCTTTGAAAACAGAATACCGGCATAATGCAGGCAGTTCGTCGGGCAACCTCCGTCTCACCGGCGGACAGATCATTCTGACATTGATAGCCTTAACTATTTTTTCGATATTTTTCTACTATTCCAAAAAACGGATTTTTTATAACAACAAGGAATTCATCTTTTTATATGCTTCTTTTCTGGCAACCGTATTGCTGGGAAGTGTCGGTTATTACCAAAATATCAATATGCTGTCTCTTCCGGTGCTGTTTTTTGTCATCATCGTCAACATACTGGTCGGCAGCCGCTCTGCCTTATACCTGCTCTTAAGCTCCTCTCTGCTCATATCTTATTTCGCACCGAACAGCTATATGTACATTTTTATGCAGATAGCAGCCGGCATCGTCGCTATTTTCGGACTGGCACAATTACAACGCAGGGGACAGTTATTTATTTCGATATTCTTTATCTTTCTGACCTATGTCGCAGTTTACATCGCATTTCTGCTTACCCAGGAAGGAGAATTTGTACTGACACATCTGTTCGGCCTGCTCTGGCTATTTGTAAACTGTTTATTGCTGAGTTTGACCTATCCGGTAATATACATATTCGAACGGATATTCGGTTTTATCTCCGAAATCACCTTAATCGAATTATCAAACCCCAATCATCCTGCATTAAGGGCATTAACCAAAAAAGCACCGGGCACCTTCCAGCATTCTCTTATGGTTGCAAACCTGGCTGAAGAAGCCATTTACCGGATCGGGGGAAATCCGCTTCTGACCCGTACCGGAGCTTTGTACCACGATATCGGCAAATCCTACGATCCGATTTATTTTATCGAAAATCAGACCGGAGGAATTAATCCGCACGACCAGTGCGAATTCGACGTCAGTGCCCAACACATCATCAACCACGTCACCCAAGGAGAGGAACTGGCTAAAAAATACAATTTGCCCGAAGCCATTATCAACTTTATCCGCACCCATCACGGTAAAAGCAAGGTCAAATATTTCTATAATTCATTTAAAAACAAATATCCGGACAAACCCATAGACGAAACCTTATTTACCTATGCCGGTCCCGATCCGGTAAGCAAGGAATGTTCGGTTGTCATGATGGCCGATGCCGTGGAAGCCGTATCCCGTACTTTACGTGACAAAACAGAAGATAATATCACGAAATTGGTCAACGATATCATTGACGGACAGGTCGCCGACGGCCGTTTCCAGAACGCAGACATAACCTTTAAGGATATAGCTGCCGTAAAACGGGTATTTATCGACATGCTTACCAATATTTATCATTCACGAATTGCTTATCCTCCTTTGAAAAAAACAGAAAAGCCAAAGGATAAAAATAAAGAAGACGAAAAATAA
- a CDS encoding ABC transporter permease, with protein MRIIKILIGKELSTAFDSWMIYTGYLLFFCICGFVCWLSPSNVFSMGQANMLSSFTVINWTIFFLVHAMTMKSVADEKKSGTLELLLTKPIRTSQLIAAKFWAQLFIILIALLLTLPYYITIAFIGHVDHGSVILGYFGLIEISACYISIGIFASSFAKTPVTAFFVSLGIGLCFQLLFGILAQQFGSGFIAELFAYLSISEHFDPLSRGILDSRDIIYFTSVITIFLSLAKLFICKTRF; from the coding sequence GTGAGAATAATAAAAATACTTATCGGTAAAGAACTGAGCACCGCTTTTGACTCCTGGATGATCTATACAGGATACCTGTTGTTTTTCTGTATATGCGGCTTTGTTTGCTGGCTGTCCCCGTCCAATGTATTTTCAATGGGACAGGCCAATATGCTGTCTTCTTTTACAGTCATCAACTGGACCATCTTCTTCCTCGTCCACGCCATGACCATGAAATCGGTTGCCGACGAAAAGAAAAGCGGTACGTTAGAATTGTTACTGACAAAACCGATACGTACATCACAGTTGATCGCTGCAAAGTTCTGGGCGCAGCTTTTTATCATTTTGATTGCATTATTATTAACGCTACCTTACTATATTACGATCGCCTTCATCGGTCATGTCGATCACGGAAGTGTCATACTAGGCTATTTCGGGCTGATAGAAATCAGCGCCTGTTATATCAGTATCGGTATCTTTGCATCCTCCTTTGCCAAAACGCCTGTTACCGCCTTTTTTGTCAGCCTGGGGATCGGCCTCTGTTTCCAATTATTATTCGGAATACTGGCACAACAATTCGGTTCCGGTTTTATAGCTGAATTATTTGCCTATCTGTCCATCAGTGAACATTTCGACCCCTTATCAAGAGGCATCCTGGACTCCAGAGATATCATATATTTTACCTCTGTCATCACTATTTTCCTGTCTTTAGCTAAATTATTTATCTGCAAAACCCGCTTTTAA
- a CDS encoding ATP-binding cassette domain-containing protein: protein MDVVVENLSKSFDSQKAIDSISFRVGKGEILGFLGPNGAGKTTTMKIITCFLFPDQGEVFIDKYSIRKHPYKIKQLIGYLPEHNPLYEDMNIIDFLIFVAKIHNIPRYKIMARVLDMLRLCGLENEKHKTINQLSKGYKQRVGLAQALIHDPEIVILDEPTTGLDPNQIIEIRELIKMIGKEKTVILSSHILAQVEATCDRVLIINKGKIVADGTSAELRKSNTNKMLNIKISGGDTDIIYENLNHLDNIEQIDITGEGKFKLQTSLNYEIEKDIFQLCASKQWYIKEMTPIEKHLEDIFRQVTQN, encoded by the coding sequence ATGGATGTCGTTGTAGAAAATTTGTCGAAATCTTTCGATTCACAAAAAGCTATCGATTCGATCTCTTTCCGGGTCGGGAAAGGCGAGATTCTGGGCTTTCTGGGGCCGAACGGAGCCGGTAAAACGACAACAATGAAAATCATTACCTGTTTTCTGTTCCCCGACCAGGGAGAAGTGTTTATCGACAAATACTCTATCCGCAAACATCCTTACAAAATCAAGCAACTGATAGGTTATCTGCCGGAACACAACCCGCTCTATGAAGACATGAACATCATTGATTTTCTGATCTTTGTTGCAAAGATACACAATATTCCCCGGTATAAGATCATGGCCCGGGTATTGGATATGCTCCGCTTATGCGGTCTTGAAAATGAAAAACACAAAACAATAAACCAACTGTCCAAAGGCTATAAGCAACGGGTCGGTCTTGCACAGGCTTTGATACATGACCCGGAAATTGTGATCCTGGATGAGCCCACGACCGGACTGGACCCGAACCAGATTATCGAAATCCGGGAACTGATAAAAATGATCGGCAAAGAAAAAACCGTCATCCTTAGCTCACATATTTTGGCACAGGTTGAAGCTACCTGCGACCGGGTTCTGATCATCAACAAAGGTAAAATCGTGGCAGACGGCACCTCTGCCGAACTCCGGAAATCAAATACGAACAAAATGTTGAACATAAAGATCAGTGGTGGAGATACAGATATTATCTATGAAAATTTAAACCATCTGGATAACATCGAACAGATTGACATTACAGGAGAAGGAAAATTCAAATTACAAACCTCCCTGAATTATGAAATCGAAAAAGATATATTTCAACTGTGTGCATCCAAACAATGGTATATCAAAGAAATGACTCCTATTGAAAAGCATTTGGAAGACATTTTCCGTCAGGTAACCCAAAACTAA